The proteins below come from a single Aegilops tauschii subsp. strangulata cultivar AL8/78 chromosome 6, Aet v6.0, whole genome shotgun sequence genomic window:
- the LOC109761193 gene encoding nuclear transcription factor Y subunit B-1-like, with amino-acid sequence MGGRGKKRGGAKGAGREGNGEKPASDGSSAVPTANVVPVTRRVQPSNVKIAESAKQLTHDCAAEFVFSRRARPPARPAMTAAVSPGAPVFTDEELEFLQSVIPPPPGGY; translated from the exons ATGGGAGGGCGCGGCAAGAAGCGTG GTGGTGCGAAGGGGGCCGGCCGTGAGGGCAACGGGGAGAAGCCGGCGTCGGACGGGAGCAGCGCGGTGCCGACGGCCAACGTCGTGCCCGTGACAAGGCGGGTGCAGCCGTCGAACGTCAAGATCGCCGAGTCCGCGAAGCAGCTCACCCACGACTGCGCGGCCGAGTTCGTTTTCAGCCgcagggcgcgccctcctgcgCGGCCGGCGATGACGGCGGCCGTGTCGCCTGGCGCACCAGTGTTCACCGACGAGGAGCTGGAGTTCCTCCAGTCGGTAATTCCTCCGCCGCCGGGCGGATATTAG